In the genome of Aestuariirhabdus haliotis, one region contains:
- a CDS encoding FadR/GntR family transcriptional regulator: MSDTTPHSAPARTDITERIAEAIFSGHYQPESLLPREVDLCEQYGVSRSTMRNTLHTFVAKGILKRISGKGTRVQEMSEWHLLDPRVMRWMAAHGSDNQRFEREMYAFRVAVEPFVTSMAAQLATASDLVAIEAAFDGMIAASQQADLMWQGRSHNDYDVSFHEAIFAASHNMIWTQLSHLLRPSITLLVEKSNHSADELQDSMERHRKVMEAIRLRQPEAAYTAALGVLERTGRDLGVEEQPGDLPLLPPLGAAL, encoded by the coding sequence ATGTCAGATACGACACCCCATTCTGCACCAGCCCGCACCGATATCACCGAACGTATCGCCGAGGCGATCTTCTCCGGGCATTACCAGCCCGAAAGCTTGCTCCCGCGAGAGGTCGACCTGTGCGAGCAATACGGCGTCAGCCGCAGCACCATGCGCAATACCCTGCACACCTTTGTTGCCAAGGGTATTCTGAAACGCATTTCCGGCAAGGGCACTCGAGTTCAGGAGATGTCCGAGTGGCATCTGCTGGATCCCCGCGTGATGCGCTGGATGGCCGCCCACGGCAGCGATAACCAGCGTTTCGAGCGCGAGATGTACGCGTTTCGCGTTGCCGTCGAACCCTTTGTCACCTCAATGGCCGCCCAGCTGGCTACAGCCAGTGACCTGGTGGCGATAGAAGCCGCCTTCGACGGCATGATCGCGGCATCCCAACAAGCCGACCTGATGTGGCAAGGGCGTAGCCATAACGATTATGACGTCTCTTTTCATGAAGCCATTTTCGCGGCTTCGCACAATATGATCTGGACGCAACTGAGCCATCTGTTGCGGCCCTCGATCACCCTATTGGTAGAAAAATCCAACCACAGTGCCGATGAGCTTCAGGACAGTATGGAGCGACATCGCAAGGTGATGGAAGCCATTCGTTTGCGTCAACCGGAGGCGGCTTATACGGCCGCCCTGGGCGTACTCGAACGGACAGGTCGTGATCTGGGCGTGGAAGAGCAGCCTGGTGACCTCCCCCTGCTGCCCCCTTTGGGAGCAGCGCTCTAA
- a CDS encoding TRAP transporter substrate-binding protein, with protein sequence MMNRKSLKWLGHASVAALFGLVGMTAQAADYNWTFQTSENAGEPQFEIKKQWAENVKLMSGGKIEIEILPVNAVVKANQTLDAVSSGILQGHLTDPSYFSGRDPAFGMLGNLVGAWGDPLEFLDYMKYNGGEQIYNELVEPYGVHLIGAAATGLEAFVSKKPLRTVEDMKGLKLRAPEGMVYNIFQKAGATPVNLPGSEVYTALEKGVIDAADYTVFSTNYDQGLMSFAKYPNYPGFHSLPMVSVSLNKEIWDGLTPELQAILETSVDAMAYEMVAKLKARDLIAVKKARADSSITIIDMAPEERAKFRNIAKQEWEVWAKKSPMNQKIYDSVVAYLSDRNLM encoded by the coding sequence ATGATGAATAGAAAATCCTTGAAGTGGCTGGGTCATGCCTCTGTGGCGGCTCTGTTTGGTTTGGTAGGAATGACAGCGCAGGCAGCAGACTATAACTGGACCTTCCAGACCTCGGAAAACGCGGGCGAACCCCAGTTCGAAATCAAGAAACAGTGGGCCGAAAACGTTAAGTTGATGTCCGGCGGCAAAATCGAGATTGAAATTCTGCCCGTTAACGCCGTGGTCAAAGCCAATCAGACCCTGGATGCGGTGAGCTCGGGCATTCTGCAGGGCCACCTGACCGATCCCAGCTATTTCTCGGGTCGCGATCCCGCCTTTGGCATGCTCGGCAATCTGGTCGGTGCCTGGGGCGATCCGCTGGAGTTCCTCGATTATATGAAATACAACGGCGGCGAGCAGATCTATAACGAGCTGGTTGAGCCCTACGGCGTGCACCTGATCGGCGCGGCGGCCACCGGCCTCGAAGCCTTCGTTTCCAAGAAGCCGCTGCGTACCGTGGAAGATATGAAAGGCCTGAAGCTGCGCGCCCCCGAAGGTATGGTTTACAACATTTTCCAGAAAGCCGGCGCAACACCGGTTAACCTGCCGGGCTCCGAGGTTTACACCGCGCTGGAGAAAGGCGTTATCGATGCCGCGGACTACACCGTATTTTCGACCAATTACGATCAGGGTCTGATGAGCTTCGCCAAGTACCCTAACTACCCGGGTTTCCATTCCCTGCCAATGGTGTCGGTCTCCCTCAACAAAGAGATCTGGGACGGGCTGACTCCGGAACTGCAAGCGATTCTGGAAACCTCGGTCGACGCTATGGCTTACGAAATGGTTGCTAAACTCAAAGCACGCGACCTGATTGCGGTGAAGAAAGCCCGCGCCGACAGCTCTATCACCATCATCGATATGGCTCCGGAAGAGCGCGCCAAATTCCGCAACATCGCCAAGCAGGAATGGGAAGTCTGGGCCAAGAAGAGCCCAATGAATCAGAAAATTTACGATTCGGTTGTCGCCTACCTGAGCGATCGCAATCTGATGTGA